The following are from one region of the Alkalimarinus sediminis genome:
- a CDS encoding SOS response-associated peptidase family protein encodes MCGRMNVTDDPFLRGLLDSIGVSSGQVIASPDIAPGAKLSIIRQAGGQRLVTDASWWLLLDQQTLKPNYRYTSFNSRYDKLNTPQSISFTSYRQGRCIVPASGFVEGLGDKKTYFQIEPIDSAIAFGGLYKEWLNNSTGELIYSASIITLPPHPKLKHIHPKSTPLMLPYTDKQTIDMWLNPEFTQVEAFQDLLHPTLHADLSVTQIDKPSKRNIIAERFVIAAD; translated from the coding sequence ATGTGCGGCCGAATGAATGTGACTGATGACCCATTTCTTAGAGGGCTGTTAGATTCTATTGGCGTGTCTTCTGGCCAGGTCATAGCGTCGCCAGATATTGCCCCCGGTGCCAAGCTCTCAATAATACGTCAGGCTGGCGGTCAGCGTCTGGTCACTGACGCGAGTTGGTGGTTATTACTAGATCAACAGACGCTTAAACCCAACTACCGCTATACATCATTTAATTCCAGATACGACAAACTTAACACGCCACAATCAATTTCGTTCACGTCCTACCGGCAGGGTCGCTGTATTGTGCCAGCCTCAGGGTTTGTTGAAGGACTTGGAGACAAAAAAACATACTTTCAGATTGAGCCAATAGATAGCGCTATCGCATTTGGCGGTTTGTATAAAGAGTGGTTAAATAATTCAACAGGCGAGCTCATCTACTCTGCATCGATAATCACGCTACCGCCTCATCCGAAACTCAAACATATTCACCCAAAATCAACACCACTTATGCTGCCATACACAGACAAACAGACCATAGACATGTGGCTAAACCCTGAATTTACTCAAGTAGAGGCATTTCAAGACCTCCTCCACCCAACGTTGCATGCAGATTTAAGCGTTACTCAGATAGACAAGCCAAGTAAGCGAAATATCATCGCAGAACGCTTTGTCATAGCGGCTGATTAG
- the lpxC gene encoding UDP-3-O-acyl-N-acetylglucosamine deacetylase translates to MSSLKSHYQTTIDKAISFVGIGVHSGEVAILKLKPTTMTRGIVFRRMDVSPDKREILARQYNVSSTTLSTTLTNDYGTSVSTVEHLMAALYGCGIDNVIVEVDGPEIPILDGSARDFVVNIEQAGVRYLEKERSVLWVQRKVEVVDGDKSAMFLPSFSQSFSVSLDFPGTAIGQQAFRYDSSSLGFKQQVANARTFGFAEQVEALKAAGFAKGGLLSNAILVDKEKVVNPEQLRYKTEFARHKVLDAMGDLALSGYPIIADYHSHKGGHDLNHKLVTKLMADQRNWRLMTYTEYADLVGPQFIASSKSAHKTGEISFSHDALAHARLKEG, encoded by the coding sequence ATGAGTTCATTAAAATCCCATTATCAGACAACTATCGACAAAGCTATCAGCTTTGTGGGCATTGGTGTTCACTCTGGCGAAGTGGCTATATTAAAATTGAAGCCGACAACGATGACGCGAGGCATTGTCTTTAGGCGCATGGATGTATCACCCGATAAAAGAGAGATTCTTGCTCGTCAGTACAATGTCAGCAGCACAACACTCTCAACGACGTTGACCAATGATTACGGAACCTCGGTTTCTACAGTAGAACATTTGATGGCTGCTCTCTATGGGTGCGGCATTGACAATGTGATTGTAGAGGTCGACGGCCCTGAAATACCCATTCTTGATGGTAGCGCAAGAGATTTTGTCGTTAACATCGAGCAAGCGGGGGTGCGCTATCTGGAGAAAGAGCGCTCCGTCTTGTGGGTTCAACGCAAAGTAGAGGTTGTTGATGGTGATAAGTCAGCGATGTTTCTGCCAAGCTTTTCTCAATCATTTTCTGTTAGCTTGGATTTTCCGGGTACCGCCATCGGGCAACAGGCCTTTCGTTATGATAGCAGTAGCTTAGGCTTCAAACAGCAAGTTGCTAATGCAAGAACATTTGGTTTCGCAGAACAAGTGGAGGCACTTAAAGCAGCAGGATTCGCCAAGGGTGGGTTGTTGAGCAACGCCATTTTAGTAGATAAAGAGAAGGTCGTTAACCCAGAACAGCTACGCTATAAAACAGAATTTGCGCGTCATAAAGTACTAGATGCAATGGGAGATTTAGCACTCTCGGGCTACCCTATTATCGCCGACTACCACTCTCACAAAGGTGGTCATGATTTAAACCATAAGCTTGTTACCAAGTTAATGGCAGACCAACGTAACTGGCGCCTGATGACCTATACAGAGTATGCAGACCTAGTTGGACCTCAATTTATTGCAAGCAGTAAATCTGCTCATAAAACGGGTGAGATCAGTTTTAGTCATGATGCTCTGGCGCATGCACGATTAAAAGAGGGGTAA